TAAAATTTATGAACGGGATTTTGGGCAGTTTCGTCCGGCAGGAAGTTTCTCAATAGAGCTACAGAGCGCAGCGAGCCGGTTTGCTGCGCTCTGATTTTCTGTTTTTTCAAAAGAAGGGAGGGAGGGACAAGCTTTGGAAGAGCATCAGATTTACGAGGTTTCCCAGCTCAACCAGTACATCAAGGGGCTGCTGGACCAGGCGCCGGAGCTCAATCGCCTCTATGTGCGCGGCGAGCTCTCCAATTATAAAATGTATCCCTCGGGGCACCATTACTTTACGCTCAAAGACGCCGAAGGGGCGCTGCGCTGCGTGATGTTCCGTGCAAGCGCCGCGAAGCTCCGCTTCCGTCCTGAGAACGGCATGAAGGTGATTGCCTGCGGCCGGGTGGCCGTATTTCCCAGGGACGGCGCCTACCAGCTCTACTGCACGGAGCTGTCCCCCGACGGCGTGGGGGACCTCTATGTGGCCTTTGAGCAGCTCAAGGCCAAACTCCTGGAGGAGGGCCTTTTTGACCCCTCCCACAAAAAGCCGCTGCCGCCCTATCCTGAGAAGATCGCCATCGTCACTTCCTCCGCCGGAGCGGCGGTCCATGATATGATCCGCATTCTGCGTAAGCGCTATCCCGTCGCCAAGGTGATCCTGCTGCCGGTGCGGGTGCAGGGCGCGGAGGCGCCGCCGGAGATTGCCGGCGCCATCCGTTATGCCAACCGCTGGAAGGTGGCGGATCTGATCATCACCGGCCGGGGCGGCGGGTCCATGGAGGACCTCTGGGCCTTTAATGACGAGCGGGTGGCCCGGGCCATCTATGAGTCCGAATTGCCGGTGATCTCCGCCGTGGGCCATGAGCCGGACGTGACCATTTCCGACTTTGTGGCCGACCTGCGGGCGGCCACGCCCTCCAACGCGGCGGAGCTGGCAGTACCGGATATGGCGGAGCTGCTGCGCCATATTCAAAGCGCCGGCGCCCGCCTCTCCCAGGCGGAGTCCCAGCGGCTCCAGATGCTGCGGCAAAGGCTGGACGGCCTGCGGCGCAAGCGGGTTCTTTTGGATCAGACGGCCTATATTCAGGACAAGCGCATGCTTTTGGCCCATCTTCAGCAGCGGCTGGCCGATGTGGAGGCCCAGTCCCTGTCCAGGCGAAAGGCGCGGTTTTCCTCCCTGAGCGCGGCGCTGGACGCCATGAGTCCGCTGAAGGTCCTGGGCCGCGGCTATGCCGTGGCAAGGACGGAGCAGGGGGAAATTCTGAAGTCCGCCCGGGATGTGGCCGCGGGTGAGCGGGTGCGTGTGACACTGGGGGAAGGCGGCCTTTTGTGCCGCGTGGAAAAAACGGAGGAGCAGTTATGAAACAAAAGACATTTGAAGAGAAAATCTCCCGTTTGGAAGAAATCGTGGCTCTGCTGGAAAAGGGGGACGCCCAGCTGGCGGACTCCCTGGCCCTTTTTGAAGAGGGGACGAAGCTGGCATCCTCCTGTGCTCTTCAGTTAGACGAGGCGGAGCAGAAGGTGGTCGCGCTGATGAAGGGGCCGGACGGCGCGCCGGTGGAAAATACGTTTGCAAGTGAGGATACCGATGGGCAATCATAAATTTTCTCCCCAGTACGAGGATTACCGCACGGAAACCGACCGGTTTTTGGAAAACCTCTTTTTGGGAGAGCCGCTCTACAGCGATCTCTATGCCTCCATGCGCTACAGCCTCCTGGCGGGCGGCAAACGCATCCGCCCGGCCCTGACGCTGGAATTTGCAGACCTTTGCGGCATGGACTGGCACAAGGCGCTGCCGGTGGCCTGCGCTGTGGAGCTGGTGCATACCTATTCACTGATCCACGACGATCTGCCCTGCATGGACAATGACGAGCTGCGCCGGGGGAAGCTGACCAACCACAAGATGTTCGGCGAGACGCTGGCGGTGCTGGCGGGAGACGCGTTGCAGCCGGAGGCCTTTCGGCTGATCCTCTCCGCGCCGGAAATCTCGGCGGAGAACCGGGCAAACTGCGCCCTGATCCTGGCCCGGGCCGCCGGGGCCGACGGAATGGTGGCGGGACAGGTACTGGATACCCTGCATCATCTCACCAGCCGGGAGGATATCACCCTTCTCCACAGTTTGAAGACCGGGGCCATGATCTCTGCCGCCGCGGAGATGGGCTGCGCCGCCGCCGGGGCGGGAGCCTGGATGCGTCAGGCGGCCAGGCAGTATGCCTCCCAGGTGGGACTGGCCTTCCAGATCCGGGACGACATGTTGGATGTGATCGGCAGCGAGAAGGCGTTTGGAAAGCCGATCGGCTCGGATAAAAAAGAGGGGAAGCTGACCTTTGTGGATCTTTTGGGCATGGAGGGCTGCGGCGAGGCCATTCGGGAGTGTACGGAGCTGGCGAAGGCCGCCGTGGAGCCCATTCCAAACCATGCGTTTTTATTCCGGCTTGCAGACCATCTTGCAGAC
This window of the Dysosmobacter acutus genome carries:
- the xseA gene encoding exodeoxyribonuclease VII large subunit codes for the protein MEEHQIYEVSQLNQYIKGLLDQAPELNRLYVRGELSNYKMYPSGHHYFTLKDAEGALRCVMFRASAAKLRFRPENGMKVIACGRVAVFPRDGAYQLYCTELSPDGVGDLYVAFEQLKAKLLEEGLFDPSHKKPLPPYPEKIAIVTSSAGAAVHDMIRILRKRYPVAKVILLPVRVQGAEAPPEIAGAIRYANRWKVADLIITGRGGGSMEDLWAFNDERVARAIYESELPVISAVGHEPDVTISDFVADLRAATPSNAAELAVPDMAELLRHIQSAGARLSQAESQRLQMLRQRLDGLRRKRVLLDQTAYIQDKRMLLAHLQQRLADVEAQSLSRRKARFSSLSAALDAMSPLKVLGRGYAVARTEQGEILKSARDVAAGERVRVTLGEGGLLCRVEKTEEQL
- the xseB gene encoding exodeoxyribonuclease VII small subunit — protein: MKQKTFEEKISRLEEIVALLEKGDAQLADSLALFEEGTKLASSCALQLDEAEQKVVALMKGPDGAPVENTFASEDTDGQS
- a CDS encoding polyprenyl synthetase family protein produces the protein MGNHKFSPQYEDYRTETDRFLENLFLGEPLYSDLYASMRYSLLAGGKRIRPALTLEFADLCGMDWHKALPVACAVELVHTYSLIHDDLPCMDNDELRRGKLTNHKMFGETLAVLAGDALQPEAFRLILSAPEISAENRANCALILARAAGADGMVAGQVLDTLHHLTSREDITLLHSLKTGAMISAAAEMGCAAAGAGAWMRQAARQYASQVGLAFQIRDDMLDVIGSEKAFGKPIGSDKKEGKLTFVDLLGMEGCGEAIRECTELAKAAVEPIPNHAFLFRLADHLADRTQ